CGTAACTCCATCCAAACTGGAAACTTGTCCCTCTCGGAACGAGCGTGCCAACAACCGTGAGACGTTCAGTGGACCGCCTTCTCGTTCTCCTTCCCCATTGATCTCGGTAACTAACCCTTCTTGCGATTTTGACCTCTTGACCTAAAGGGGATGTATTACCAAATAACTCGGTTGCGAGTTCATCTCCGAGCACACAAATTTTTGTTGCGTTTTGGACATCTTCGTCTGTGATGAAGCGTCCCTCTTTAATGTCCCAATCCATTGCGGTTGTATAGTTAGCGTCTACGCCGTTGTAGCCGGCACGCGTTTCTGTGCCGCCCGGCCCCTGAAACAGGACACCGCGCCAATCCGCAAGTCTCGACGTGACTGAACTCACAGATGGACATTCTGCTTCGATCGCCAATACGTCTTCATATTCCATGTATTCATTGCTACGGATGCGGACCCACCTATTATTTTCTCGTTTGTATGAGGTCTGGTATAGCGTAATTCGGGTTGCCCCACCCATTTTTTTTGCATCTTCTATCACAATTTGCTTAGCACCATCACCGATAGCAATCATAGCCAGCACGGCTGCGATACCGATGATAATACCAAGCATTGTCAGCAGCGAGCGCATCTTATTTGAACGAATCGCGGAGATCCCAATGGATATTCCTTCAATGAAGCGCATGTTTCCTCCTGAACTTTTTTGTGTGTTTGTTGTCAAAATAAAGTGTCTATTGGAAGTGTTTGACATAATTATCGTAAATAGGTTTATACAAGTTTCATGTAAAAAGATTTTAATCAGTTATTTTGGGTGAAGTAACAATTTAGCCTTTTTGTTAATTTTTGGATTGACGAAGGAAAATACCACATGCTTATCTAAATTTATCTCACACGACTCCGTGCTTCAGCGAGAGGCGTATATCAAGACAAAATGGGTTGTCAAAAAAGACAAGAATTTTTCATTATAATTTGACAAACGCGAGAGGATAGTGTATAATTTAAACAACACCGAGAAGAAATATAGGTGTGATTCCAAGTATATTGTACGCATAGTTGCTAACAGCATTTTTGTTGTTGGCAAGTTTGTATTACAGGGAATTTCGGGGCGTAGCGCAGCCCGGCTAGCGCGTCTGCTTTGGGAGCAGAAGGTCGGAGGTTCGAATCCTCTCGCCCCCCTATAGCTCAATTGGATAGAGCAACGGACTTCTAATCCGTAGGTTGCAGGTTCGACTCCTGCTAGGCGTGCTTTTCAGACGGCTCGATACGGAAGCACGCCATCACAATGATCGTGATCGTGTGACTTCCGAGAAGAATCGAAGCGTGGTGGATGTAGCTCAGGGGTAGAGCACTTGACTGTGGATCAAGTGGGCGTGGGTTCAAATCCCATCATCCACCTTTAATACATAATATGCGTCCGTAGTTCAATGGATAGAGCAATAGTCTTCGGAACTATAAGTTGGGGGTTCGAATCCCTCCGGACGCGGATATTTTTTGGATGCGGGGTGTTCGCTTTGAAAGCGCGCCCAAACAATTAGCGAGTGGTACTTACAGCGTCTATGGTAATAGAGCCATGCTTCAGAGCGAAAACAGACGCGCCGTTAGCTCAATTGGCAGAGCATCTGACTCTTAATCAGGCGGTTGAAGGTTCGATTCCTTCACGGCGCATCGAAAGACTGTCATAAGCGTGTTCGGGCGGGTGCTGGAATTGGTAGACAGGATAGACTTAGGATCTATTGGGGTTACGCCTCGTGAGGGTTCAAGTCCCGAGTTTTGACTTAAAGTATTCGGGCTTTGAACGCCTGGCGTGAGGATAGAAAATTTGAAAGTTCAAATTGAAAGGTTAGACACCACGAGAATCCGTTTGGACATAGAGATTCCTGCTGAAGATGTCAATGCAGCATTGGCGGAAACTTGTGAGTCGTTA
Above is a window of Candidatus Poribacteria bacterium DNA encoding:
- a CDS encoding ABC transporter permease, with the translated sequence MRFIEGISIGISAIRSNKMRSLLTMLGIIIGIAAVLAMIAIGDGAKQIVIEDAKKMGGATRITLYQTSYKRENNRWVRIRSNEYMEYEDVLAIEAECPSVSSVTSRLADWRGVLFQGPGGTETRAGYNGVDANYTTAMDWDIKEGRFITDEDVQNATKICVLGDELATELFGNTSPLGQEVKIARRVSYRDQWGRRTRRRSTERLTVVGTLVPRGTSFQFGWSYDNLAFIPVSTVQERLTGDDEVGNIMVFANTVDAVPKAIEEVRTVIRKRHNNQDDFVRIREMRAGMEQLQKISKMIKIALGSIAGFSLLVGGIGIMNMMLVAVTERTREIGLRKALGAKPLDILAQFLIEAVIMCAVAGAIGIGLGIFAGEGMAMIAVKIAKIVPEWPSVVSMQWVVISVSFSAAVGIFFGMYPAIKASSLPPVEALRKD